In Ipomoea triloba cultivar NCNSP0323 chromosome 7, ASM357664v1, a single genomic region encodes these proteins:
- the LOC116025892 gene encoding 12-oxophytodienoate reductase 2-like: MANNVGDGQEEKQQGIPLLTPYQMGNFHLSHRIVLAPLTRQRSYGNVPQPHAILYYSQRTTKGGLLIAEATGVSDTAQGYRDAPGIWTKEQVEAWKPIVDAVHAKGGIFFCQLWHVGRVSNKGYQPNGQAPISSTDKSFTPQIQANSINEAEFTPPRRLRTDEIPQIISDFRLAARNAIEAGFDGVEIHGAHGYLIDQFLKDGINDRTDQYGGSLENRCRFALEIVDAIANEIGADRVGIRLSPFANYMESGDSNPKALGLYMAEALNKYGILYCHMVEPRMKTVVEKSECPDSLLPMRKAFKGTFLVAGGYEREDGIKAVAENRGDLVVYGRLFLANPDLPKRFELNAPLNMYNRDTFFTSDPVVGYTDYPFLETTA; encoded by the exons ATGGCGAACAATGTCGGCGATGGACAGGAAGAGAAGCAGCAGGGAATTCCTCTGCTCACACCCTATCAAATGGGAAACTTTCACTTATCTCACAG AATTGTTTTGGCACCCCTGACAAGGCAGAGATCTTATGGCAATGTTCCTCAGCCTCATGCTATTTTGTATTACTCTCAGAGAACCACGAAAGGGGGTCTTCTAATAGCAGAAGCCACGGGAGTTTCTGACACTGCCCAAGG ATATCGCGATGCACCCGGTATATGGACAAAGGAGCAGGTCGAAGCCTGGAAACCCATTGTAGATGCAGTGCACGCTAAAGGCGGTATCTTTTTTTGCCAGCTTTGGCATGTTGGCAGAGTTTCAAATAAAG GTTATCAGCCCAATGGACAAGCACCTATCTCTAGCACAGATAAGTCATTTACTCCCCAAATTCAAGCCAACAGCATTAATGAAGCAGAGTTCACTCCTCCACGACGGTTAAGAACAGATGAAATCCCTCAAATCATCAGTGATTTCAGACTTGCTGCACGAAACGCTATCGAAGCTG GTTTCGATGGAGTGGAGATCCACGGGGCTCACGGGTATCTAATAGACCAGTTCTTGAAAGATGGAATCAATGACCGAACAGACCAATACGGGGGCTCTCTGGAGAACCGATGCAGATTTGCTTTGGAAATAGTGGATGCTATTGCAAACGAGATTGGAGCTGACAGAGTAGGGATAAGGCTTTCTCCCTTTGCTAACTATATGGAATCTGGAGACTCAAATCCAAAGGCTTTGGGACTTTACATGGCTGAAGCCTTGAACAAGTATGGCATTCTGTACTGCCATATGGTTGAACCCAGAATGAAAACAGTTGTGGAGAAGAGTGAATGCCCAGACAGTCTTTTGCCCATGAGGAAGGCATTCAAGGGCACTTTCTTGGTTGCTGGTGGTTATGAAAGGGAAGATGGGATCAAGGCGGTGGCCGAAAACCGAGGCGATCTCGTTGTCTATGGCCGCTTATTCTTGGCCAACCCCGATTTACCAAAGCGATTTGAGCTCAACGCCCCTCTTAATATGTATAACAGAGACACATTCTTTACCTCGGATCCTGTGGTTGGTTATACTGACTATCCGTTTCTTGAAACCACTGCTTGA
- the LOC116026024 gene encoding putative 12-oxophytodienoate reductase 11, which produces MAKNVGQGQEEEQQEIPLLTPYKMGNFHLSHRIALAPLTRQRSYNTIPQPHAALYYSQRTTKGGLLITEATGVSNTAQGYPDTPGIWTKEQVEAWKPIVDAVHAKGGIFFCQIWHVGRVSSKDFQPNGQPPISSTDKALSKDAIDVGHFIRTPPRRLRTDEIPQIITHFRLAARNAMEAGFDGVEIHGAHGYLIDQFLKDQANDRTDQYGGSVQNRCRFALEIVEAVADEIGADRVGIRLSPFSDYLECGDSNPNDLGVFMAESLNKYGVLYCHMIEPRMKKLWEKSDGLQSLLPMRKAFNGAFLVAGGYADREDGVSAVAGNRADLVVYGRVFLANPDLPKRFELNAPLNKYNRDTFYIPDPVIGYTDYPFLESPTG; this is translated from the exons ATGGCAAAAAATGTCGGCCAAGGACAGGAAGAAGAGCAGCAAGAAATTCCTCTGCTCACACCCTATAAAATGGGAAACTTTCACTTATCTCACAG aatTGCTTTGGCACCCCTGACAAGGCAGAGATCTTACAACACCATTCCTCAGCCCCATGCTGCTTTGTATTACTCTCAGAGAACCACCAAAGGGGGTCTTCTAATAACAGAAGCCACTGGAGTTTCTAACACTGCCCAAGG ATATCCTGATACACCTGGTATATGGACAAAGGAGCAAGTTGAAGCCTGGAAACCTATTGTAGATGCAGTACATGCCAAAGGTGGCATCTTTTTCTGCCAGATTTGGCATGTTGGCAGAGTCTCAAGTAAAG ATTTTCAGCCTAATGGACAGCCACCTATCTCCAGCACAGACAAGGCATTGAGCAAGGACGCCATTGATGTTGGGCACTTTATACGTACACCTCCACGACGCCTAAGGACAGATGAAATCCCCCAAATCATCACCCATTTCAGGCTGGCAGCAAGGAATGCCATGGAAGCTG GTTTCGATGGCGTGGAGATCCACGGGGCTCATGGCTACCTAATAGACCAGTTCTTGAAAGACCAAGCCAACGACCGAACGGACCAGTACGGCGGCTCGGTGCAGAACCGGTGCCGATTTGCTCTGGAAATAGTCGAAGCTGTGGCGGATGAGATCGGAGCTGATAGGGTCGGGATAAGGCTTTCTCCCTTTTCCGATTACTTGGAATGTGGAGACTCAAATCCAAACGATTTGGGGGTTTTCATGGCGGAATCATTGAACAAGTATGGGGTTCTGTATTGCCATATGATTGAGCCCAGAATGAAGAAGCTCTGGGAGAAGAGCGATGGCCTGCAGAGTCTATTGCCGATGAGGAAGGCGTTCAATGGCGCTTTCTTGGTCGCCGGCGGCTATGCCGACCGGGAAGATGGTGTCTCCGCCGTGGCCGGAAACCGGGCCGATCTTGTGGTTTATGGCCGCGTGTTCTTAGCCAACCCGGATTTGCCAAAGAGGTTCGAGCTCAATGCCCCTCTCAACAAGTATAATCGAGACACGTTCTACATCCCTGACCCGGTTATTGGCTATACTGACTATCCATTTCTAGAAAGCCCGACCGGATAA
- the LOC116025105 gene encoding 12-oxophytodienoate reductase 2-like isoform X2 — MAAISFHLTSLSLPSINTRRKSIQEVKPLTLGRIVEIRKNCRAKVTLEMANNVGDGQEEKQQGIPLLTPYKLGTFQLSHRVVLAPLTRQRSYGHVPQPHAILYYSQRTTKGGLLIAEAAGVSDTAQGYPDTPGIWTKEQVEAWKPIVDAVHAKGGIFFCQIWHGGRVSNKGFQPNGQAPISSTDKPLTPRFLPNSIDVTEFTPPRRLRTDEIPQIINDFRLAARNAIEAGFDGVEIHGAHGYLIDQFLKDEVNDRTDQYGGSLENRCRFALEIVDAIANEIGADRVGIRLSPFANYMEAGDSNPNALGVYMAEALNKYGILYCHMVEPRMKTVEEKSECPDSLLPMRKAFKGTFLVAGGYDREDGIKALAENRGDLVVYGRLFLANPDLPKRFELNAPLNKYNRDTFYTSDPVIGYTDYPFLETTA; from the exons ATGGCGGCAATTAGCTTTCACCTCACTTCCCTATCACTGCCTTCTATAAATACGAGAAGGAAATCCATCCAGGAAGTAAAGCCACTTACCTTGGGCAGAATTGTAGAAATCAGAAAAAATTGTAGGGCAAAAGTGACCTTAGAAATGGCGAACAATGTCGGCGATGGACAGGAAGAGAAGCAGCAGGGAATTCCTCTGCTCACACCCTATAAATTGGGAACCTTTCAGTTATCTCACAG AGTTGTTTTGGCACCCCTGACAAGGCAGAGATCTTATGGCCATGTTCCTCAGCCTCATGCTATTTTGTATTACTCTCAGAGAACCACGAAAGGGGGTCTTCTAATAGCAGAAGCCGCGGGAGTTTCTGACACTGCCCAagg ATATCCCGATACACCTGGTATTTGGACAAAGGAGCAGGTTGAAGCCTGGAAACCCATTGTAGATGCAGTGCACGCTAAAGGTGGTATCTTTTTTTGCCAGATTTGGCATGGTGGCCGAGTTTCAAATAAAG GTTTTCAGCCCAATGGACAAGCACCTATCTCCAGCACAGACAAGCCATTGACTCCCCGATTTCTACCCAACAGCATTGATGTAACAGAGTTCACTCCTCCACGACGGTTAAGGACAGATGAAATCCCTCAGATCATCAATGATTTCAGACTTGCTGCAAGAAATGCTATCGAAGCTG GTTTCGATGGAGTGGAGATTCATGGGGCTCACGGGTATCTAATAGACCAGTTCTTGAAAGATGAAGTCAATGACCGAACCGACCAATACGGGGGCTCTCTGGAGAACCGATGTAGATTTGCTTTGGAAATAGTGGATGCTATTGCAAATGAGATTGGAGCTGACAGAGTAGGGATAAGGCTTTCTCCCTTTGCTAACTATATGGAAGCTGGAGACTCAAATCCAAATGCTTTGGGAGTTTACATGGCTGAAGCCTTGAACAAGTATGGCATTCTGTACTGCCATATGGTTGAGCCCAGAATGAAAACAGTTGAGGAGAAGAGTGAATGCCCAGACAGTCTTTTGCCAATGAGGAAGGCATTCAAGGGCACTTTCTTGGTTGCTGGTGGTTATGACAGGGAAGACGGGATCAAGGCGTTGGCCGAAAACCGAGGTGATCTCGTTGTCTATGGCCGCTTATTCTTGGCCAACCCCGATTTACCAAAGCGATTTGAGCTCAACGCCCCTCTTAACAAGTATAATAGAGACACATTCTATACCTCGGATCCTGTGATTGGTTATACTGACTACCCGTTTCTTGAAACCACTGCTTGA
- the LOC116025105 gene encoding putative 12-oxophytodienoate reductase 11 isoform X1, translating to MANNVGDGQEEKQQGIPLLTPYKLGTFQLSHRIVEIRKICRAKVSLEMANNVGDRQEEKQQEIPLLTPYKLGNFQLSHRIVLAPLTRQRSYGNVPQPHAILYYSQRTTKGGLLIAEATGVSDTAQGYPDTPGIWTKEQVEAWKPIVDAVHAKGGIFFCQLWHVGRVSNKGFQPNGQAPISSTDKSLTPQIRANGIDVAEFTPPRRLRTDEIPQIINDFRLAARNAIEAGFDGVEIHGAHGYLIDQFMKDEINDRTDQYGGSLENRCRFALEIVDAIANEIGADRVGIRLSPFANYMESGDSNPKALGLYMAEALNKYGILYCHMVEPRMKTVGEKSECPDSLLPMRKAFKGTFLVAGGYDREDGIKAVAENRGDLVVYGRLFLANPDLPKRFELNAPLNKYNRDTFYISDPVVGYTDYPFLETAA from the exons ATGGCGAACAATGTCGGCGATGGACAGGAAGAGAAGCAGCAGGGAATTCCTCTGCTCACACCCTATAAATTGGGAACCTTTCAGTTATCTCACAG AATTGTAGAAATCAGAAAAATTTGTAGGGCAAAAGTAAGCTTAGAAATGGCGAACAATGTCGGCGATAGACAGGAAGAGAAGCAGCAGGAAATTCCTCTGCTCACACCCTATAAATTGGGAAACTTTCAGTTATCTCACAG AATTGTTTTGGCACCCCTGACAAGGCAGAGATCTTATGGCAATGTTCCTCAGCCTCATGCTATTTTGTATTACTCTCAGAGAACCACGAAAGGGGGTCTTCTAATAGCAGAAGCCACAGGAGTTTCTGACACTGCCCAagg ATATCCCGATACACCTGGTATATGGACAAAAGAGCAGGTCGAAGCCTGGAAACCCATTGTAGACGCAGTGCACGCTAAAGGAGGTATCTTTTTTTGCCAGCTTTGGCATGTTGGCAGAGTTTCAAATAAAG GTTTTCAGCCCAATGGACAAGCACCTATCTCCAGCACAGATAAGTCATTAACTCCCCAAATTCGAGCCAACGGCATTGATGTAGCAGAGTTCACTCCTCCACGACGGTTAAGGACAGATGAAATCCCTCAAATCATCAATGATTTCAGACTTGCTGCAAGAAACGCTATCGAAGCTG GTTTCGATGGAGTGGAGATCCACGGGGCTCACGGGTATCTAATAGACCAGTTCATGAAAGATGAAATCAATGACCGAACCGACCAATACGGGGGCTCTCTGGAGAACCGATGCAGATTTGCTTTGGAAATAGTGGATGCTATTGCAAATGAGATTGGGGCCGACAGAGTAGGGATAAGGCTTTCTCCCTTTGCTAACTATATGGAATCTGGAGACTCAAATCCAAAGGCTTTGGGACTTTACATGGCTGAAGCCTTGAACAAGTATGGCATTCTGTACTGCCATATGGTTGAGCCCAGAATGAAAACAGTTGGGGAGAAGAGTGAATGCCCAGACAGTCTTTTGCCCATGAGGAAGGCATTCAAGGGCACTTTCTTGGTTGCTGGTGGTTATGACAGGGAAGACGGGATCAAGGCGGTGGCCGAAAACCGAGGTGATCTCGTCGTCTATGGCCGCCTATTCTTGGCCAACCCCGATTTACCAAAGCGATTTGAGCTCAACGCCCCTCTCAACAAGTATAACAGAGACACATTCTATATCTCGGATCCCGTGGTTGGTTATACGGACTATCCATTTCTTGAAACCGCTGCTTGA